The genome window CATAGATTGTAGTCCTGTTGTTAATCCATAACAGCCAATACTGGTAGTGCCGTAAGGCTGCATATTTACAGTAAAGGCGGTAGTAAAAGTGCCAGAGGCATTAGAGGTAACAGAACAAATAGCAAGAGTATGGCCAAAATCAACTCGGACCAACTCATTAGCCCCGAAGCCATTACCTCTGACGGTGACTACAGTTCCTACTATCCCTTGCACAGGACTGACTAAAATGATACTTGAGTAGATACGGAAGGAAGCCATGGCCCTACATTGTGAGTTCAAACCTGTAGCCACAATGGTAGTCCATCCGTAAGGCTGAGTATTTATGGTAAATGTGGTCATAAAATTCCCTTCCGCATAAGTAGAGATTAACTGAATTGTCCGTGTTGTGCCAAAGTCAATTCGGACTGATTCATTACCCCCATAACCATTCCCGGCGATAGTTACCAGACTCCCTATTGTGCCTATGTTAGGAGTGAGGAAAATCTTCGGGAAAATAAAGAATACCGATGTCACTCTCCATCCTGAGTTCAAACCTGTAGCCGCAATGGTAGTACTCCCATAAGCCTGGATATTAACGGTAAATGTAGTAACAAAACTTCCGCTGGCATCAGCCATAGTCATTTGAATAGTTCGTGTAGTCCCAAAACTGATATGGATACCTTCCGTCGCCCCAAAGCCATTACCTCTAACCATGACAAAACTGCCTACTGTCCCTGTCCGGGGAGAAACAAAAATTATAGATGGCAGGATACGGAATGTTGTATTAGCCATTGCCCCTGAATTTACCCCGGTAGCCCTGATTGTAGTTGTGCCGTAAGGCTGGGTATCAATGGTAAATGTAGTCGCAAAGGTTCCTTCAACAGTAGCAGGGATGGATGTAATCATCAGTGTAGTCCCAAAGTCGATACGGACAACTTCATTTCCCCCAAAGCCATTACCCCAGACAGTAACCATAGTTCCTACTGTGCCGAATGCAGGAATAACCTGAATTATTTTTGGCTGGATACAAAATACCGCATCTGCCGACCTGCCGGAACCTAACCCCACCGCCCTTACTGTCTTGGTGCCATAAGGCTGGATATTAACCGTAAAAGTAATATTAAATTGACCTGAACCATCAGTAGAGGCAGTGGTAATAGAAGGGGTATTTCCAAAATGTATCATGACACATTCAGATGCACCAAACCCTGCTCCTGATACTGTAACCAAACTACCTACAGTTCCTTGAGATGGGATAACTATGATATATGTTGAAGTCGGTGTGCCTTGAAACTCATAGGCGCCCATATCTACAGTGCGAACAATCCGAGGATGGCCATCTTTGTCGGTTGTCAGCCAGGCTGGGACAGCGGTGTTTGAACCTACATCTATGCAAGGAGAGCTTGCTTGCAGATGATAATCCCCACCGCCAACAAACTGCGGGTCAGCAGCAATGTTGCCTTCTCCTGCATAACCGCTCTGGATATCAGAGTAGGTGATGTTTATAGAGCTGGAATCTAAATAGATTTCATCTGGAGTATCACCCCATAGGATACTGTTGACAACTGTCGGCGAGGAGGAGGAGCAAAAAATCCCGCCGCCCTGCCCACTAGCTGAATTTCCACTGATGCTACAGTTGGCAATTGTCGGCGAGGAGGAGAACTCGCAAAAAATCCCGCCACCCCAACCAGCTGAATTTCCACTGATGCTACAGTTGGTAATTGCCGGCGAGGAGGACCAGCAAAAAATCCCGCCGCCATCCTCAGCTGAATTTCCACTGATGCTACAGTTGGTAATTGCCGGCGAGGAGGAGGAGACGCAAAAAATCCCGCCGCCGACCCCACCAGCTGAATTTCCACTGATGCTACAGTTGGTAATTGCCGGCGAGGAGGAGTCGCAAAAGATCCCGCCGCCGTATCCACCACTAGCTGAATTTCCACTGATGCTACAGTTGGTAATTGTCGGCGAGGAGGAGTTGCAATAAATCCCGCCGCCGTCCCGACTAGCTGAATTTCCACTGATGGTGCAGTTGGTAATTGTCGGCGAGGAGGAGGAGTTGCAATAAATCCCGCCGCCGTCCCCACTAGCTGAATTTCCACTGATGCTACAGTTGCTAATTGTCGGCGAGGAGGAGTTGCTGCAATAAATCCCGCCGCCATAGGTAGCTCGTCCGTTCTGTATTGTGAACCCACTCAGAACCGAGTTAGTTCCCTCGCCAGAATTAAAGGTTACCACACTACCACTGGCATTGCCGTTAATTATGGTAGTGGTCGTGCCATGGACAGATTGGACGGTGATACCTTTGCCCAGAAAATTAATGTTCTCAATGTATGTCCCATTATTTACTAACACCGTATCTCCATTTGTCGCCGCATTAATTGCAGACTGAATGGTTGTATAACTCCCCGGGACATACAAATCCGCGGCATTTGCCCCCTGTGTTAAAAAAACTACCCCTAATACCATCAACCCTAAAATTTTTTTCATTTTTTTATTCCTCCTTTTATTTTCTTTTTAAGTCTTATGCAAAATGCATAAGTTTTTGATAAAAAATAACTTATACTTAATATTTTTCTTGACTTTTCCTCCATCTTCTGATATAAACTTATTGAAAATAAAAACCTTATATTAAAAAACTGACTATACTCTATCTTTTCAACAATTCCCTTTCCCTCCAAATTCATTTCAAACCTCTATTTTACCTTTACGACTGTATCTTTTTGCCCTCTCCCTTCATAATTGTCCTCAATTTCCCTCCCAAATTTCTTATTTTGCAGAAGGTTAACCCACCAGTTTTACACCACTGGTACAATTCCGAATTTCTCTCCTGGTTTTATTGGACTTTTCTTAGATAAAAACAAGGGAAGAAAACTCTCCTCATTAATTTTAACTGCTACCAGGTCATATTCTTCATATAATCTTCTATTTTCTAACAAAGCCCTATCTCCTGGGATAGCGCCAGTTATAAATTGATAATACTTCACCACTTTTTCCCTTTCGATATTTCCTGGCAATAATTCACTTGCTCCAATAATAATCAAATCTGGCTTTTTAGAGATAACATAATCACTATCAAACTTCAGGTGACCAATTGCACCAGAACCCACTTTGGTTTGACTTTTTGCAATATGTTTATCATTCAACCCTAACATATCAATAGCCTTAAAACGAGTATAATAAGGAATTATACCTGCTGGATTAAGAGCAATAGAGGTAGAAGAAGGAAATCTTTTGACAAACCAATCACTTATTAGCACTCTGTTCTTTTCTATTTTCGTGTATTCCGTAACTAAACTTTTTGCCTGAGAACCTGTAGGTGTGGAGGTAATACTATGATATAATGAATAGACCAATATCCCAACAATGAGAAAAGAAAAAATATGTTTATTATAGGCAAAGACTAATCTCGTTTCTAAAACATCTTTTAGTTCTTTAAAAGATTCTCCTATCAAAAGAGCAAATAGAGGTAGTAAAGGAACTAAAAATCTAAAGCAAGGAAAACTATCTCCCCCTATCCATAAGATATAAATACAAAATGGGATTATCAAGGTAATTATATAAGTAAACCATAGTTTTTTGAAATTAAAAAATGTTACCAAAAGAAAGAAAAGAAGCAAGAAAAGATTAAAATTAGTTTTCAGAAATTCAAAGAGATAAAATTTGCCCGCATCATATAGAGCGAGGTTAGAAGGAGCCTTGGCATAAAAGGTATTTGGGAAAATATCACCATAATAAGAGATTTTAAAAGCAAGGTAAGGAAGAAAGATAACCAAAAATCCTCCCATGAAAAGGAAAATATCTCTCCAATATCTTTTCATTCTTCCTGTTAATCCAGATAACACCTTATGTCCAAAGGTAAGAAGGGCTAATAATATACCTTCCGGTCTGGTCAAAGAAGTAAGGGCAAATAAGCATCCAGAATAGATGTTATTCTTAAGTTTGTCTTGTTTAAGGTAAAAGAGGACTCCTGCAGTAATTAAAAAGCCAAAGAGATGGGTTTCAAGTCCTCCTGTAGCCCATAAGACATAACCAGAACTACATATTAGAAAGAGGGACGGAATAAGAGCATAAAAATTGTATCCACTTATTATTCTGGCAATCCTAAAGGTAAGCATTACCGTAGCGCTGCTAAGAATAATTCCTGATATTTTAGATATCAAAATAGGTTCCAAACCTACTTTCATAAATCCACTTAAGATTATTACCCATAGGAAATTACTATAACCTTCCACCCTTTCACCCATGTTATAAACTAATCCTTTTCCATGAATAAAGTTATCTGCATATCTAAAAGAGATATAAGCATCATCAATTAAGTGGACAAAATTAAATGAAGCGATATGCCACCATAAAAATATCAATATACCTACGATACCTCCCCATAATAGATAGGGAAGGTTCTTGTTAAAATCAATTTGTTTTAGGAAACTATATTGTTGATTTGTATTCTTTTTGTATTTTTTCTTTTTAGCCATTGATATTTCCTTTAGTTAGTAAACTGATAGAAATTTGATAATATGTAAAGACAATGGGAGAAACTTCATTGACACTAATTTTTCATATGGGACGCAGCTGAACGCACATTTTGCGGATTAAATGGATTTCTTCTTGTAAGCGGATTAAACGGATTAAGCGGAAAAAAATAAATAAATCCTTAGTGTCCTGACCTAATTAACAACGAGGAGTAGAGGATATTTTATAAGTGTAGCTCTATTTAGCCAATTGAACCCGAAGAGCACGAATAACCAACTAACACCATTAAAAAAAATCCGCTCAATCCGCTAAATCCGCTTACTATTAAAAATCTGCTTACTAAACTTGCACATAAGGGCTTACTAATCTTTTGATAAACAACTTATCTGAGCCAAAATTTACCAACAACCCTATCTTTACCTGTGAAGCTTTTAAATAACTCAATAACTGAGCCTCAAATCGAGGGTGTAACTCTGCAACTGCCTTAATCTCTAAAATTACTTTCCCCTCTACTATCAAGTCTAAACGATATTCATCTATTATCTTATCTCGATAAATTATCTGAATAGGATGTTCTGTTAAAACTGATAATCCTTTAATATTTAATTCTTCTATTACAGCCTTTTTATAAGTTTCTTCTCTAAAACCAGGGCCAAGTTTATTATAAACTTCCATTAAACAGCTTCTAATTGCATAAGTTAAATCTCCGTAGATTAAATCATTTTTCATATTTTTGTTACACGGATTAAACGGATTTCTTTTGTAAGCGGATTGAGCGGATTGAGCTGATTTCTTTCTTGTAAGCGGATTGAGCGGATTGAGCTGATTTCTTTCTTGTAAGCGGATTGAGCGGATTGAGCTGATTAAGCGGATTTTTTTTATTCCTTTTTCCGCTAAATCTGCTAAATCCGCTTACACTAAACAATCTGCTCAATCCGCTTACTAAAAGAAATCCGCTTACTAAAGCAAACTACAAAATTCCAACTTCTCTTAAAACCGCGGCTAATTTAGGTTGTTGAATAGCATACTCCTTGAGCGCCTTTTCTATCCTTTCTTCTCTTTCCTCAAGTTCCTTTGTCTTTTTAACCGCAGGGGCAAGGGCTGTTCTTCTATCCCAGAGAACAAAGCCTGCTAAAGCAAACATACCTGCTAAAATGACATAAAGTAAATCTTTCAAATCATCTATCCGCTTATTCGTATCATCTATTCGCTTATTTATACTATTCTCAAGACCATCTATTCGTTGATTTACCTGACCAATCTCTCTTTGAATCTCCTCTTTTACAATCTTTCTTATCTCCTCTATGTCTTGTTTGGTTAAGTCAGCATAAGCAGAAGATAGCCCCATCATCCCCCAAACTATCCCTAAAACTACTAAACTAACGATTTTCTTCATTGAGTTAGATATCCTCCCCTTAAAACCTCGTCATTAGCGACACGCGGTGGGTTTTATCCAATTCATCGTAATCACAGAAGGCATAATCTATCTCCAGACCTGGATTAGCTAATTTAAATCCTGCACCATAGGTTAAACTTGAGGATTTTAGTGCATCTTTAGTCAAGGTTTTATAACCTGCTCGAAGTGCCACTATCTCCTTAATCCAATATTCTGCACCAAGATTGAAGTTGGTATCATTATCTGATGGGAAATTGACATCCAGCCCTAAGGTTAACGCATTATCCAGTAATTTATATGCACCACCAACCTTAATATTCAATGGCAGTGCATCTTTCTCACTGATAAATGCCTTTAGTTTAGGACCAAGATTTTGAATGGTTGCTCCAATGGTAAGATTTTCTACAGTAGGTTTGTATAAACAACCGATATCTAAAGCGATACCGGTAGATTTTTCATTATCTATCTTCATCTGAATATATTTTATACTCGCACCTAAATTACAATTTGCAGTCATTTTTTTGGCATAAGCAAAGGTCAAAGCAATATCCTTAGCGTCATATTCACCTATCTTCCCAGTTCCGTCTATTGTTCTATCAATACTGCCTGAATCTAATAGTGTCAAACCACCACCCATAATCCCACCCATAATTTGTTGAGGATGGATGTAGGCAAGATAATTGTAAGTAATTTCTTCTAACCAATCGGCATACATAAAAGTAGCCTGCCTGTTTTGGATATTAGCCAGACCGGCAGGATTCCAGTAGATGGCATTGATATCATCTGCAATAGCGACAAAGGTTTCACCCATCGCGATTGGTCTTGCCCCCTGGCTCAATTTCAAAAATACCGCCCCTTTTTCTCCCGGTGTTTTTGACAGACAATAATCCGCTGAAAAAACCGTAACTCCTATGACTATTAAACTTATTATCCTTTTCATTTTTTCTCCCTCCTTTTGCCTTTGGATAAAGATATATAAGGCTTAAACTTGTTTATATTATAACACATTTTTTTCGACTTGTCAATACCTTTTTTACATTTCTTTTTGTCTTGCTCCTGAAAAAATACTTTATTAGCCACTGAAAAAACCTGAATTAGTGAATTAGGAGATTAGCCATCCCTAATTCTCTAATTCTCTAATTCTCTAACTTCTCTCCCCATACCATTTTTTCGTAAATTCTTGATATTCTTTGCTTTTTTCCTTTATTTTTCGCCACCAGGATTCATTGTTAATATACCAATCTATGGTTTGTTTTATGCCTTTCTGGAAACTAACCGTTGGATGCCAACCAAATACTTTTTTTATCTTACTGGTATTAACGGCATGACGCATAACATGACCGGGGCGGTCTGTGACAAATTGCATCAAAGATTCATTTTTTCCTACGATTTGTAAAATTGTCTTACCTATTTGTAAAATGTTAAACTCCTCCCCACCTCCAATATTAAATACTTCACCATCCTGACCTGCGGTATGAAGTAATAAATCTAACGCTTCACAATGGTCAAGCACATATATCCAATCACGAGTATTTATACCAGTTCCATAAACAGGCAATGGTTTATTTTCTAATGCATTGGAAATGAATAAAGGGATGAGTTTTTCGGGGTATTGATATGGACCATAATTGTTGCTACAACGAGAGATGACAACCGGAAGTTTATAGTTTGTGTAATAAGAATATGCTAATCTATCAGCCCCGGCTTTACTTGCCGCATAAGGAGATTTAGGCATTAAAGGGTCTGTTTCTAATGAAGGTCTATCCTCTCCGTCAGGGGATTTTGCTTCACCATAAACCTCGTCTGTAGAAATATGTAAAAATCTTTTAATATTATGCTTTTTAGCAGATTCAAGCAATATATATGTCCCATAAACATTTGTCTGAATAAAAGTTCCTGCCTCTAAGATAGACCTGTCAACATGGGTTTCAGCGGCAAAATGGACAACGGCATCAGTATCCTTCATTAAACTATCCACTATCTCTTTATCACAAATATTGCCATGATGGAAAGCAAACTTTGGATTTTGAAATATATCCTGTTCAAAATTATCCAGATTCCCCGCATAAGTCAGAGCATCTAAAACCGTTACTTGATAATCAGAATACTTTTTCAGGATATACTTAACAAAGTTACTCCCAATAAATCCTGCTCCACCTGTAATTAATAATCGCATTTTTTTAAGACCTCCATTTTTAAAGGTTAGTGGTAACTATTCACCGCAGAGACGCGGAGACACAGAGAAAAAATTAAAATCTATTGGCTATACGCTTAATTCCATCTCTTAAAACAGAAACATTAAAATTGATCAATTCAATTGCTGCACCAATAATTTTTTCTGTTATCTGATTTATTTCCATGTTTTCTCTGTTCCTCTGCGTCTCTGCGGTGAATAGTTACAGGTTAGCGGACAGATATCAGAGGACAAAGGTCAGGTAAACTTTAATATCTCTCCACTGTCTTCTGTCTTCTGTCTTCTGTCTTCTGAATTATACTATTCCTACCTTACTTCCATCACCAAGCATAAAGCGATAGGCTTTAGGTTTATGCTGGGATTTAATAATTTCTACATCCTTGCCAACCAGTGTATCTTCAATCCTTACCCCTATATCCGAAATAGAGGTATTCTCTAAAATAATGCTATGTTCAATTTCGCTATTCCTGATATTAACATTATAATAGATAGAAGTAAATGGACCAACATAAGAATTAATAATCTTAGTTCCTTGTCCAATTATGACCGGTCCTCGAATAGTAGAATTTATCACTTGAGCCTGTTCTTCAATTACTACCTTACCCTCAATATTAGAATTATTGTCAACAAATCCCTCTATTTTATGTTGTAAAGTTTCAAGGATAATCCGATTTGCCTCTAACATATCCTCTAATTTGCCCGTATCTTTCCACCAACCGGTGATGATATGAGGTTGGACATCAAAATTTTGCTCAACCAGATATTGAATTGCATCGGTTATTTCAAGTTCATTGCGCCAGGAAGGTTTTATTGAATTTACAGCATTAAAGATATTCGAATCAAATAAATAAACTCCAACTAAGGCTAAATTACTTTTGGGCTGTTTTGGTTTTTCGACCAATCTTTTTATTTTTCCATTTTCATCAAGTTCAGCCACACCAAATTGCTCAGGATGTTCCACATTAGCTAATAAAATAAGGGCATTAGGGGATTTAGATTTGAATTCCTCGACAAATTGAGTTACACCATCTTTGACTAAATTATCTCCGAGATACATAACAAAAGGTTCATCCTTTATAAAATCCTGGCTTATTTTCACCGCATGGGCTAAACCTAATGGTGCCTCCTGTTCAATATAGGTAATCTTTACTCCCCATTTAGTTCCATCCTGACAGGCAGATTTAATCTCTTCTTTAGTGTCTCCAACAATTATTCCAATATCAGTAATTTGTGCAGATTTTAAAGCCTCTATGCCATAAAATAGGACAGGTTTATTGGCGACAGGAATAAGTTGTTTAGCCGAGGTATGGGTAATAGGTCGCAATCTTGTTCCTGCGCCGCCACTTAGAATCAATCCTTTCATTTTCAATTCTCCTTTACTTTTTTATTTTTGTTTTACCTTTTGTATTATTTCTAACAATATCTCTTTTGCCTTTAAAAAAGCAATGAAACGATGACTGATTTTATTTTTTATCTCACTCCCTAATTCTCCAAAGGTTTTGTTAAATCCATCCGGAATAAATATTGGGTCGTAACCAAATCCATAATTTCCTTTTGAAACTAAACTTATACCTCCTTCACATTCTCCAGATACAGTCATTATCTTTTCCTTAGATATAGATATTGCTACCACACATTTAAATCTTGCCCTTCTTTGTGAAATAGGAACTCCTTTTAATAACTCTAATAACAGTTGATTCCTTTCTGCATCTGAGAGTTTTTCTCCTCCAAACCGTGCAGATTTAAGACCCGGGGCACCACCTAAATAATCTACTTCTAATCCTGAATCATCAGATAAGGTTATTTTCCCGGTTAATTCAAAAATACACCTTGCCTTTTTCACCGCATTTTCTTCAAATGTATTTCCATCTTCAATAATATCTGGCAAAGTAAAAAAATCACTTAAAGATAAAATTTTAATCTCTAAATCTTCTAAAATCTTTTTTATTTCTGCTATTTTACCCTGATTCTTAGAGGCAATTACTATTTCCATAATAATAGTTATCCGTAAACTATGGTCACAGTTCACTGGTCAGTCTTCACTATTTACTATCTCTCTATCTGAACTTTTGCGTTTTTTTAGGTGGTGTCTGAAACAAGCTAAAGTTTAGCCATATGTGTTTAGCGAACCTATATCTTTCTCTAACGCTGAAAGCGTTGAACTTTACATAACCGTAGATGCAATCTACGGAAGAGACATATCCGCACTCCGCCGACCCTGAAAGGGTCGAATTTTATCCCTCGTTTAAAATTCAACCCTTTCAGGGTTGAGAGACATCAGATGTCCATTTCCGTAGGTTTCACCTACGGTTATGTAAAATTCAAACCTTTCAGGTTTGTATCCAATGCATAACTACGCTAAACACATACCTTTAGTCTGTTTCAGAGACTACCCAATTCTCTAAAAAACGCAAAAGTTTAGCTCTCTATAACTTGTTTCTGAATACTTATCAATTCATTAATTCCTTTTTTGGCTAAATCAATCAAAGTATTCAGGTCTTCAAGAGAAAACGGGTTACCTTCGGCAGTGCCCTGTATTTCAATAATCTTTCCTTTTCCGGTCATAGCCAGATTAACATCTACCTGAGCAGATGAATCCTCTTCATAGGTTAAATCTAACAAAGTTTGACCTTGAACAATACCAACGCTTGTTGCGGCAACAAAATCCATTATGGGGGATGTTTTAATCTTGTTTGACTCTTGTAATTCTTTAAATAATTCCACCATAGCGACAAAGGCACCAGTTATAGATGCCGTCCGAGTTCCGCCATCAGCCTGAATAACATCACAATCAATGTGAATGGTTCTTTCTCCAAAATTATTCAAATTGACAACTGCTCGTAGGCACCTACCTATTATTCGTTGAATCTCATGGGTTCTCCCACCTATTTTCCCTCGCGAGGATTCCCTCTCAGTTCGAGTCAGGGTAGAAAAAGGCAACATAGAATATTCAGCGTGTATCCAGCCCTGATTTGTTCCTTTTAAAAAAATAGGCACTCTATCTTCAATTGTTGCGGCACAAATCACCTTTGTATTACCCACTTCGATTAAAACTGAACCTCGAAGATGTTTAAGATAATGTGGTGTAATAATTACTGAACGCATTTGATTTTCTTCTCTTCCATCTTTACGCATCATTTCCTCTCCTTTTGTTTGGTAACGGGTAATTATCTACCAATTACCCGTTATCAGTTTATTTCCAGCCTGCTAATTTATGCACCTGCGGAATAATTCTAACTATACTTAATTTTTTATTCGCCTCTGCCTGATATTGAAGTAATTCCTGTAATGATAAATTATTATCCAATGGTTGAAGCACTAATGGGATATTACTACTTATTTCTTTTACCAAAAAAATAGCCCTCCTAAACTCATCCATCACCATTTGAGCACCTGAAATTATTTTTACAAAAACCTCTTTTTTATTAGCTATTCTTAAAAATTTTTCGTGTTCTTTCCAGAATGGTTTTAGCCCGGTCAAAGAAGGTAATTTAATATCCATAGCAATTATATCAATAAGATTAATAACCTGCTCTAATAGGTGAGGTAATGTTCCATTGGTTTCAAGATATATTTGTGTTTTATACCCTTTTTTTATTTCACTTATCAGGAGTTTTAAAGAATCAATTTGAATTAATGGTTCTCCGCCGGTTAAACAAATCATTGAATAATTTAGAATATCTTGTTTTATTAATTCAATTAAGGTAGAATTTGCCACAGGATTAGAAATCCTATTTTTTTTACCTTGACTTATTATTTCGCATTCCTGAGGTATGAGCAAAGATTGTGTAGTATCACAGAACTGGCATCTTAAATTACAACCTGCAACTCTAATGAAAACTTGCGGTTGTCCAATGTATATACCTTCTCCCTGTATGCTGGTAAAAACCTCAACTAAATTCATTTTACTTTTTTAAAATTGTAATACAAATAATGTTTCGTTTTGCGATTTGTAGCAAGATTTTAAAGGGTTCATTTTTATCACTCCCCCTAATTTCCTCTGGAAATCAGGTTTTTTGTCCCCAATTTCTAATTTCAAACCGCAGATAGCTTAACACATAAAATCCAACATTAAATCAACCGTAACCGTTCAGGGTGTAACGAAGGGGAAATGGAGAAATTAGG of bacterium contains these proteins:
- a CDS encoding PorV/PorQ family protein, with the translated sequence MKRIISLIVIGVTVFSADYCLSKTPGEKGAVFLKLSQGARPIAMGETFVAIADDINAIYWNPAGLANIQNRQATFMYADWLEEITYNYLAYIHPQQIMGGIMGGGLTLLDSGSIDRTIDGTGKIGEYDAKDIALTFAYAKKMTANCNLGASIKYIQMKIDNEKSTGIALDIGCLYKPTVENLTIGATIQNLGPKLKAFISEKDALPLNIKVGGAYKLLDNALTLGLDVNFPSDNDTNFNLGAEYWIKEIVALRAGYKTLTKDALKSSSLTYGAGFKLANPGLEIDYAFCDYDELDKTHRVSLMTRF
- the rph gene encoding ribonuclease PH, giving the protein MRKDGREENQMRSVIITPHYLKHLRGSVLIEVGNTKVICAATIEDRVPIFLKGTNQGWIHAEYSMLPFSTLTRTERESSRGKIGGRTHEIQRIIGRCLRAVVNLNNFGERTIHIDCDVIQADGGTRTASITGAFVAMVELFKELQESNKIKTSPIMDFVAATSVGIVQGQTLLDLTYEEDSSAQVDVNLAMTGKGKIIEIQGTAEGNPFSLEDLNTLIDLAKKGINELISIQKQVIES
- the rdgB gene encoding RdgB/HAM1 family non-canonical purine NTP pyrophosphatase, whose translation is MEIVIASKNQGKIAEIKKILEDLEIKILSLSDFFTLPDIIEDGNTFEENAVKKARCIFELTGKITLSDDSGLEVDYLGGAPGLKSARFGGEKLSDAERNQLLLELLKGVPISQRRARFKCVVAISISKEKIMTVSGECEGGISLVSKGNYGFGYDPIFIPDGFNKTFGELGSEIKNKISHRFIAFLKAKEILLEIIQKVKQK
- a CDS encoding GxxExxY protein, giving the protein MKNDLIYGDLTYAIRSCLMEVYNKLGPGFREETYKKAVIEELNIKGLSVLTEHPIQIIYRDKIIDEYRLDLIVEGKVILEIKAVAELHPRFEAQLLSYLKASQVKIGLLVNFGSDKLFIKRLVSPYVQV
- a CDS encoding 7-carboxy-7-deazaguanine synthase QueE, which codes for MNLVEVFTSIQGEGIYIGQPQVFIRVAGCNLRCQFCDTTQSLLIPQECEIISQGKKNRISNPVANSTLIELIKQDILNYSMICLTGGEPLIQIDSLKLLISEIKKGYKTQIYLETNGTLPHLLEQVINLIDIIAMDIKLPSLTGLKPFWKEHEKFLRIANKKEVFVKIISGAQMVMDEFRRAIFLVKEISSNIPLVLQPLDNNLSLQELLQYQAEANKKLSIVRIIPQVHKLAGWK
- the rfbB gene encoding dTDP-glucose 4,6-dehydratase; its protein translation is MRLLITGGAGFIGSNFVKYILKKYSDYQVTVLDALTYAGNLDNFEQDIFQNPKFAFHHGNICDKEIVDSLMKDTDAVVHFAAETHVDRSILEAGTFIQTNVYGTYILLESAKKHNIKRFLHISTDEVYGEAKSPDGEDRPSLETDPLMPKSPYAASKAGADRLAYSYYTNYKLPVVISRCSNNYGPYQYPEKLIPLFISNALENKPLPVYGTGINTRDWIYVLDHCEALDLLLHTAGQDGEVFNIGGGEEFNILQIGKTILQIVGKNESLMQFVTDRPGHVMRHAVNTSKIKKVFGWHPTVSFQKGIKQTIDWYINNESWWRKIKEKSKEYQEFTKKWYGERS
- a CDS encoding glucose-1-phosphate thymidylyltransferase, translated to MKGLILSGGAGTRLRPITHTSAKQLIPVANKPVLFYGIEALKSAQITDIGIIVGDTKEEIKSACQDGTKWGVKITYIEQEAPLGLAHAVKISQDFIKDEPFVMYLGDNLVKDGVTQFVEEFKSKSPNALILLANVEHPEQFGVAELDENGKIKRLVEKPKQPKSNLALVGVYLFDSNIFNAVNSIKPSWRNELEITDAIQYLVEQNFDVQPHIITGWWKDTGKLEDMLEANRIILETLQHKIEGFVDNNSNIEGKVVIEEQAQVINSTIRGPVIIGQGTKIINSYVGPFTSIYYNVNIRNSEIEHSIILENTSISDIGVRIEDTLVGKDVEIIKSQHKPKAYRFMLGDGSKVGIV